From one Culex quinquefasciatus strain JHB chromosome 3, VPISU_Cqui_1.0_pri_paternal, whole genome shotgun sequence genomic stretch:
- the LOC6042533 gene encoding bypass of stop codon protein 1, with protein MILTKTFALTIVICLAVFASAQRRPRGRGQNPELQALKQQIKNQIIADRAKHEGVVLPPNAPNPSQALAEAIRKKKLEDMAGTTTTTSSTSTTSTTTPATTTTSTTTPATTTDSTTTDSTTTDSTTTDSTTTDSTTTDSSTSSSSSSSSTSTSSSTTSTTPASA; from the exons ATGATCCTTACCAAAACCTTCGCTTTGACCATCGTCATCTGTCTGGCTGTA TTTGCATCAGCTCAGCGGAGACCAAGGGGTAGAGGTCAAAACCCAGAGCTGCAAGCACTAAAGCAGCAGATCAAGAACCAAATTATCGCAGACAGAGCCAAACATGAAGGGGTTGTCCTGCctccaaacgctccgaatccgTCTCAAGCGCTAGCTGAGGCAATTCGTAAGAAGAAGCTGGAGGACATGGCGGGAACTACTACGACTACGTCGTCAACCTCTACCACCTCAACAACTACACCTGCTACTACTACCACCAGTACTACTACACCTGCTACGACTACCGATTCTACTACTACCGATTCTACCACAACCGATTCTACTACTACCGATTCTACCACAACCGATTCTACTACTACGGACTCTAGTACTTCCTCCTCTAGTTCATCGTCGTCTACGAGCACTTCGTCTAGCACCACATCTACGACTCCTGCTTCAGCTTAA
- the LOC6042532 gene encoding uncharacterized protein LOC6042532: MILTKTVALTLIIALAVFVDAQRRPRRGRGNNPEAQALKKEIRKNILAKIAIQYGVSTPATNDTNPTQTLVQAIRLKKLQEIVNSTAAEVANAAASTSTSESAINFTGGSSNSTSSSPTNSTGASSNSTGSKN, encoded by the exons ATGATTTTGACCAAAACAGTTGCCTTAACTCTGATTATTGCTCTTGCGGTA TTCGTCGACGCGCAACGAAGACCCCGAAGAGGCAGAGGAAACAATCCGGAGGCACAAGCGCTCAAGAAGGAAAtcaggaaaaatattttagccaAAATTGCCATCCAATATGGCGTTTCGACGCCGGCAACGAACGACACCAACCCGACCCAAACGCTGGTCCAGGCGATTCGACTGAAGAAGCTGCAGGAAATTGTTAACAGTACTGCGGCTGAGGTAGCCAATGCAGCTGCCAGCACTTCTACTTCTGAATCTGCGATTAATTTTACCGGTGGCAGTTCAAACAGCACAAGTTCTTCTCCCACTAATTCTACTGGGGCCAGCTCAAACTCCACCGGATCTAAAAACTAA